From one Melopsittacus undulatus isolate bMelUnd1 chromosome 16, bMelUnd1.mat.Z, whole genome shotgun sequence genomic stretch:
- the MOV10 gene encoding helicase MOV-10 translates to MPRVSVVEARLRGDEFVQFLRDTGREQERRRDTLRSIYNQEFRYRTETRMPNFSCVLYALKVTHQVQVRGELVQFKKKQQRVVVADQYWRPRGKAEASVSTAASGQQPSSGPRVPLSRAKKWAEFISEKHGVKIFSEHDQGNGHIRFLVVRGKRHTVTMVVQNHGAEAVTLLWCRPRKPSKELSFTDEQGVTQGQSLVLHPGGTYPIQVQCLASCNGYFHAVVDFEFTKEPHESFSIGRCIAAVAESQLAKDLGPSAPFQPYQASLQHPVTVVTEDGIPPDGFLKSKLEMEIPLRTYQYPRSLKDTILLGPSGSAGSSWAAMQSLLEAPLQAGNYQHKFQLLLHLEEIQMEVDIRRYDMQDVPMVQDRGLLVLDVPGVAENRPSVLKGDHLFANLSSERHLSPLTQYKGYVHGVELEKVRLGFSSKLQKKFVNNLRFDVTFTFNRLPLQVQHRAVVLAMERGLSSLLFPSVSCHKPLFTGTFQPRWFDRKLQANEEQCRAVTHIVTGMSRPAPYLVFGPPGTGKTVTLVEAIKQVWTCFKDARILACAPSNSAADLLCQRLIKDIAPRHIYRLLASSRNYEEVPAEIRPCCNWDDGQSCYVYPNKEHLRHYRILITTLVTAGRLVSANFPPGYFSHVFIDECGQAVEPESVVAIAGLLTAMDEDTNPNGGQLVLAGDPQQLGPVLTSPLAIEHGLGTSLLERLMLHNPLYEKSSGGYNPQFVTKLLWNYRSHEAILKIPNELFYDSELKACESDELDVRSLYRNWEELPKKGFPIIFHGVCGEDRREAKSPSFFNTTEIEVLVEYLKKLLQSRGKGGCPSVSPKEVGIITPYRKQVEKIRKAITSLDPVLRALPDISLLKVGSVEQFQGQERRIILISTVRSCGEYFQLDQNFKLGFLKNPKRFNVAITRAKALLIVVGNPAVLSKDKHWERFLRYCRDEGGYMGYPYEGESQAADSLATDLRALHLGN, encoded by the exons ATGCCGCGGGTCAGCGTAGTGGAGGCCAGGCTGCGCGGGGATGAGTTCGTGCAGTTCCTGCGGGACACGGGCCGGGAGCAGGAGAGGCGGCGGGACACGCTGCGGAGCATCTACAACCAGGAGTTTCGGTACAG GACCGAAACAAGAATGCCCAACTTCTCCTGTGTCCTGTATGCGCTGAAGGTGACCCACCAAGTGCAGGTTCGCGGGGAGCTGGTGCAATTCAAGAAG AAACAGCAGCGTGTGGTGGTGGCAGACCAGTACTGGAGACCCAGAGGGAAAGCAGAGGCATCGGTGTCCACAGCTGCCTCAGggcagcagcccagctctggTCCTCGAGTGCCCCTGAGCCGTGCCAAGAAGTG GGCTGAGTTCATCAGTGAGAAGCACGGGGTGAAGATCTTCTCGGAGCACGACCAGGGCAATGGGCACATCCGCTTCCTGGTGGTGCGTGGCAAGCGCCACACGGTCACCATGGTGGTGCAGAACCACGGAGCTGAGGCTGTGACGCTGCTGTGGTGCCGGCCACGCAAGCCCTCGAAGGAGCTCTCCTTCACTGATGAGCAAGGGGTGACAcagggccagtcactggtgCTGCACCCAG GCGGCACATACCCCATCCAGGTACAGTGCCTGGCTTCCTGCAATGGGTACTTCCATGCCGTGGTGGACTTCGAGTTCACCAAGGAGCCGCACGAGTCCTTCAGCATCGGGCGCTGCATCGCTGCTGTGGCCGAGAGCCAGCTGGCCAAGGACCTGGGGCCCTCGGCACCATTCCAGCCTTACCAGGCCAGCCTCCAGCACCCTGTTACTGTTGTCACCGAGGATGGCATCCCCCCCGATGG CTTCCTGAAAAGCAAACTGGAGATGGAAATCCCGCTGCGCACCTATCAGTACCCCAGGAGCCTCAAGGACACAATCCTGCTCGGACCCAGCGGCAGCGCTGGCTCCAGTTGGGCTGCCATGCA ATCACTGCTGGAGGCCCCCCTCCAAGCTGGGAACTACCAGCACAagttccagctgctgctgcacctcgAGGAGATCCAGATGGAGGTGGACATCCGACGCTATGACATGCAGGACGTGCCTATGGTGCAGGACAGGGGACTGCTGGTCCTCGAC GTCCCTGGTGTGGCTGAGAACCGCCCATCGGTGCTGAAGGGAGATCACCTCTTtgccaacctgagcagtgagcGGCACCTCTCCCCACTTACCCAGTACAAGGGCTACGTGCACGGTGTGGAGCTGGAGAAGGTCAGGCTGGGCTTCTCCTCCAA GCTGCAGAAGAAGTTTGTGAACAACCTGAGGTTCGATGTGACCTTCACCTTCAACCGGCTGCCGCTGCAGGTGCAGCATCGGGCGGTAGTCCTGGCCATGGAGCGTGGCTTgtccagccttctcttcccctctgtCTCCTGCCACAAGCCCCTCTTCACGGGCACCTTCCAGCCACG GTGGTTCGACCGCAAGCTGCAGGCAAACGAggagcagtgcagagctgtgaCACACATCGTGACGGGGATGTCCCGGCCAGCCCCGTACCTTGTCTTCGGCCCCCCCGGCACTGGCAAGACAGTGACTCTGGTGGAGGCCATCAAGCAG GTATGGACATGCTTCAAGGATGCCCGGATCTTGGCCTGCGCCCCATCCAACAGTGCTGCAGACCtgctgtgccagcgcctcatcAAGGACATTGCCCCCCGGCACATCTACAGGCTCCTAGCCAGCTCCAGGAACTATGAGGAGGTGCCTGCTGAGATCAGG CCCTGCTGCAACTGGGATGATGGGCAGAGCTGCTATGTGTACCCGAACAAGGAGCACCTGAGGCACTACCGGATCCTCATCACCACACTGGTGACAGCAGGAAG GCTGGTGTCGGCCAACTTCCCCCCAGGATATTTCTCCCATGTCTTCATTGATGAGTGTGGCCAGGCTGTAGAGCCAGAAAGCGTGGTCGCCATCGCAG GGCTCCTGACTGCCATGGATGAGGACACCAACCCCAATGGGGGGCAGCTGGTGCTGGCGGGAGACCCCCAGCAGCTGGGCCCCGTCCTGACCTCTCCACTGGCCATTGAGCATGGCTTGG GCACCTCGCTGCTGGAGAGGCTGATGCTGCACAACCCCCTGTACGAGAAGTCAAGCGGAGGATACAACCCACAGTTTGTCACCAAACTGCTCTGGAACTACAG GTCCCATGAGGCCATCCTCAAGATCCCCAATGAGCTCTTCTATGACAGCGAGCTGAAGGCCTGTGAGAGCGATGAGCTCGATGTCCGGAGCCTGTATCGTAACTGGGAGGAGCTTCCCAAGAAA GGCTTCCCTATCATCTTCCATGGGGTTTGCGGGGAAGACCGGAGGGAGGCCAAGAGCCCCTCGTTCTTCAACACAACTGAGATCGAGGTGCTGGTCGAGTACCTcaagaagctgctgcagagccgGGGCAAGGGGGGCTGCCCCAGTGTGTCACCAAAGGAGGTTGGCATCATCACTCCCTATAGGAAGCAG GTGGAGAAGATCCGGAAAGCCATCACCTCCCTGGATCCTGTCCTGCGGGCGCTGCCGGACATCAGCCTGCTGAAG GTGGGTTCTGTGGAGCAGTTCCAGGGCCAGGAGCGGCGCATCATCCTTATCTCCACCGTGCGCAGCTGCGGCGAGTACTTCCAGCTCGACCAGAACTTCAAGCTGGGCTTCCTCAAGAACCCCAAG AGGTTCAACGTGGCCATCACCAGGGCCAAAGCTCTGCTGATCGTGGTGGGCAACCCAGCTGTGCTTAGCAAGGACAAACACTGGGAGAG GTTCCTCAGGTACTGCAGGGATGAGGGTGGCTACATGGGGTACCCCTATGAGGGGGAGAGCCAGGCAGCGGACAGCCTCGCCACGGACCTCCGTGCGCTGCACCTCGGCAACTAG
- the LOC115945668 gene encoding dehydrogenase/reductase SDR family member 4-like isoform X2, with the protein MALMGKVAAVTAATDGIGLAVAAALGGAGAHVVLSSRRADHVDAAVGRLRALGLEHVTGCVCHVGRARDRQALVQKALDTYGGIDILVSNAATNPVMGNTLDAEEEAWEKIFQVNVTAAAMLIRLVVPHMEKRGGGSIVLVSSLAGYMPFPVLGPELLPHRIRINGVAPGLIQTRFSRALWEDESVRTRVMSSMGIDRMGTPDDVAGVVTFLCSPAAAYVTGETLVVAGGAPSRL; encoded by the exons ATGGCGCTGATGGGGAAAgtggcagcagtgacagcagcgACTGAcgg CATCGGTCTGGCAGTGGCAGCTGCGCTGGGCGGGGCCGGAGCTCACGTGGTCCTGAGCTCGAGACGGGCGGATCACGTGGACGCGGCCGTGGGGCGGCTCCGGGCgctggggctggagcacgtgACCGGCTGCGTGTGTCACGTGGGGCGGGCACGGGACCGGCAGGCGCTGGTGCAGAAG gcTCTGGACACTTATGGGGGCATCGATATCCTGGTGTCAAATGCGGCCACGAACCCTGTCATGGGAAACACCCTCGATGCCGAGGAGGAGGCTTGGGAAAAG ATCTTCCAGGTGAACGTGACCGCGGCCGCCATGTTGATCCGCCTCGTGGTGCCCCACATGGAGAAGagggg GGGCGGCTCCATTGTGTTGGTGTCATCCCTGGCTGGGTACATGCCCTTCCcg GTTCTGGGTCCggagctcctgccccacaggatCCGGATCAATGGGGTGGCCCCAGGACTGATCCAGACCCGGTTCAGCAGAGCC CTCTGGGAGGATGAGTCCGTTCGCACCCGTGTGATGTCATCTATGGGCATCGACAG GATGGGCACCCCCGATGACGTCGCCGGGGTCGTGACCTTTCTGTGCTCTCCGGCTGCCGCTTACGTCACCGGCGAGACCCTGGTGGTGGCAGGGGGGGCTCCCTCCCGGCTCTAG
- the LOC115945668 gene encoding dehydrogenase/reductase SDR family member 4-like isoform X1 — MALMGKVAAVTAATDGIGLAVAAALGGAGAHVVLSSRRADHVDAAVGRLRALGLEHVTGCVCHVGRARDRQALVQKALDTYGGIDILVSNAATNPVMGNTLDAEEEAWEKIFQVNVTAAAMLIRLVVPHMEKRGGGSIVLVSSLAGYMPFPALGPYSVSKAALLALVKVLGPELLPHRIRINGVAPGLIQTRFSRALWEDESVRTRVMSSMGIDRMGTPDDVAGVVTFLCSPAAAYVTGETLVVAGGAPSRL, encoded by the exons ATGGCGCTGATGGGGAAAgtggcagcagtgacagcagcgACTGAcgg CATCGGTCTGGCAGTGGCAGCTGCGCTGGGCGGGGCCGGAGCTCACGTGGTCCTGAGCTCGAGACGGGCGGATCACGTGGACGCGGCCGTGGGGCGGCTCCGGGCgctggggctggagcacgtgACCGGCTGCGTGTGTCACGTGGGGCGGGCACGGGACCGGCAGGCGCTGGTGCAGAAG gcTCTGGACACTTATGGGGGCATCGATATCCTGGTGTCAAATGCGGCCACGAACCCTGTCATGGGAAACACCCTCGATGCCGAGGAGGAGGCTTGGGAAAAG ATCTTCCAGGTGAACGTGACCGCGGCCGCCATGTTGATCCGCCTCGTGGTGCCCCACATGGAGAAGagggg GGGCGGCTCCATTGTGTTGGTGTCATCCCTGGCTGGGTACATGCCCTTCCcg gctCTGGGCCCCTACAGTGTGAGCAAGGCAGCTCTGTTGGCCCTGGTGAAGGTTCTGGGTCCggagctcctgccccacaggatCCGGATCAATGGGGTGGCCCCAGGACTGATCCAGACCCGGTTCAGCAGAGCC CTCTGGGAGGATGAGTCCGTTCGCACCCGTGTGATGTCATCTATGGGCATCGACAG GATGGGCACCCCCGATGACGTCGCCGGGGTCGTGACCTTTCTGTGCTCTCCGGCTGCCGCTTACGTCACCGGCGAGACCCTGGTGGTGGCAGGGGGGGCTCCCTCCCGGCTCTAG